GATAGGGCAGGGGCAGCAGGAAAGCAAGCAGCAAAGCCCGGCCGGCTGCGCGTGGTTCGGCCTCGCTCCAGGAAACAATGGCAAAAAGGACCATAGCACACGCCAGGCCAAGACCAGTAAGTATCGAAAGCAGAACGGGGATCGGCATCCTGGCGTACTCCTGACGGAATGGTGAGGTCAATTGACGGCGATTCGAACGTCTTCGAAGCCGCGTGAGCGCAGGTAGTTTTCAAAGCTAAGCTGCCCGTAGCGAGCAGCCCATTCCAGCAGTCCCGCCTCCACCGCCGCCTGTCTGATGGCATCCTCGGCAGACTCGAGTGCCTCTTCCTGGAATGTCGGGTCGGCGTTGAGAAAGGGTGATTTGTGGTGAAAAACGATATGGGACCGTTCCGAATCGACCTGGGCATCCAGAAGGACCGGGGCAGGCAAATGCAACTGCACCCGGTTGCCGTCGAACCAGAAGTCAGACGCCTCCAGGTCGGCCGGGTCGAATCCTGCCTTGACATCGCCATACACCAGCAGTATGAGTTCTTCCCGAGCGCCCAACTGGCCCCAGATGTCGTCGGGAAATCGGTCACTGCGCACCTCGGCCACGGTCTGCTGGGAAACCATAGCCTGGTCGGCGACCTTCCTAAGCTCTTGAAGACTTACTGAAGGAGTTGACGTTGACGGCTCAGAACTCGGTGGCGGCGAGGATGCCAGAGATGACACCAGACCACGTCCGAGCAATGCGAGAACGATCAGGAGGAGAAGCAGGACCAGGAAGAAGGCGTTTTGTCGCACCCAGTGCATGATATCTCACCTATGGGGTTTCTGTGAACTTCGACTCGACCAGGACTGTGGCGTCGGTGAAACCCAGGGCTTTCAGGAAGGAGAGCAGGACCATCTGGCCAGTCTGCTCGGCCCTCTCCAGGATCCCCTGAGCCTGCGCCCAATCCCGCAGTTGTGATTCGGCAATCTGCCTTGCTTCTCCTTCCAGGTCCACGTCTGGTTTCAGCAGGAAGCCTGTCCGGCGTTCCTGGACGTAGGTTCTGTCGTTGTCCAACCGGCTGTAAAGGATCTGGGGAGGGGGCAGGGTAAGCTGCACCCGGTCACCTTCGACCACGATATTTCCAGGATCGATATCGGTCAGGTCGAAGCCTGCAACAACCTCGCCCCCGGCAACCAGCAGGATGGCATCGTAGCCCACCATCTGCTCCCAGGGCGTGCGAGGCTCGCTTTCCAGTGGGACCACCACTTGCACCACGTATTCCATGGTTTCAAGGCGGCCCAGCGACCTGACATCCTCCAGGATGATGCGAGGTGTCGGCGTTGGTGTGGGTGTTGCAGTTGGTGTGGCGGTGGCGGTTGGTGTCGCCGTCGGTGTTGAACTCGGTCCCGGTGTTTGGGTGGCAGGCACCGTTGCCGTTGGCGTTCTGGTCTTGATAGCCGTGGGCCAGAGTTCTGTGGGCGCCAGTGCCATTTCGTCAGTCGCTTGCCTGGCATTGCCAAACAGGGCCGACAGGATGAAAATCGCGGCACCGATGGCCACGATTGCCAACAGGATAACCTGCCACAGCTTCAATCCTTTGATTTCCATGCGATTAGCCTATTTCGACACTATTCCTTCCGTATGAACAAATGCCATTAAACTCCCACGAGCTCCTAACCTGGACAGGCCAGAGGAACGCAGATTTACGCAGACCTCCGGCGCAGATTCTCGCCGATCTTCTCTGATGTCTGATCAGCGTTTATCGGCGGTTATCTGCGGTTATGATTTTTCTCTGATTTCACCGCAGATTTACGCAGACCTCCGGCGCAGATTCTCGCTGATCTTCTCTGATCTTTTTTGATTGATCTGCGTCCATCTGCGTTGACCCTTCGACTACGCCCCTCGACAAGCTCGGGACAGCGCAGCGGTCATGTTTTTTTCTTTTCAGGTCCCTTCGACTGTGCTCAGGACAGCGCTGCGGTATATGCTTGTCTGGTTCGCCGATAATCTCCTTGCTCAGTGTGCAAGAATCTGACTCGAAAGGTAATAAGGTCCTCAATTCGCCTGTATCGCCTCCAGCGGCAATTCGTAGCTCCGCTTTGGCACCGCGCCCAGGTCTTCGGGCCAGCTACCCGTCAATTCCTGCACGATTCGACCCACATGGACGTGGGTGTTCTCGATGAACAACCGGTATTTCTCCTGGCGGCGGCCTGCAGCAGCGGTTCCCGCCAGATACAGCCCAGGCACGTTTGTCTCCATGGTTTCCGGGTTATACAGCGGTGTTTGCTCGGGGCCCTCCAACTCAATGCCCGCCGTCTCAAAAAGACTCATGTCAGCCTCAAAACCGGTAAGAAGAAGCACGAAATCGGCCGGTTGGGACAGGTATTCCCCGCTCGGCTGCAAGCCCTCGTCCACCTGGGCCAACACGACATCCCGGGGCGTTATCTCAACCGGTATTGTCGATTCGTGGAAGGCGATGTTGCCCAGATCGATCTGCGTCTCAAGGTCGGGCAGTATCCAGTGTTTGATGATCTTAGAATTGAAGCTGGGGCGCCTGTAGCTGATCGCAACCTCAGCGCCGGCTCTCCAGCAACGCAGGGCTGCCTCGACTGCGGAATTGCGGCCGCCCACGATCAATAACCGCTGGCGAAAATAGGGGTGCACGTCATGGAAATAGTGGCTGACGTGGGGCAAATCTTCGCCAGGTATGCCCAGCCGATTGGGTCCGTGCATGTCTCCGGTAGCAAGGACCAGTTTTCGGCAGGACCAATGGCGCTCGCCGCTGGCAGGCCGGGTTGTCAGCTTGAATCCGGATGCCCGGCTTTCGATGTTGATCAGCGGCTCATAGGCATTGACCTGGAGATCGAGTTGCTCGATCACGCTGCGAAGATAGACCAGGTATTCCTCACCGGTGGTACGCTGTTGGGCGGGATTCTGGATCGGTATGCCGGCGATCTCGATTCGCTCCGTCGTACTGAAAAACGTGGTGTTGCGCGGCCACCAGGAGATGGTGTCCCCGATCTGTTTTGCCTCGATATGTACATAGTCGACCCCCGCGCGTTTCAGGCAGGCGGCCAGCTCGATCCCGATCGGACCGGCGCCGACGATGGCCACCTCCGCTTCACTTTTCCGCGTGTTTTCGTTTTCTTGCATGGTATCTCTCACAGTATGTTTCCACTCTTTCTGTCGGACTTGAAATGGCCGAAGGGCTTGTCCTGAGCAGCGTCTTTTCCGGTGTTAAGTGTTTTCGGCTACTCGTCTATCACGCTCAACATATCAGGCGCGCTGTTGACTTGCCAGACGTAAATGAGCGGAAGGAATGCCAGAAATCCAAGGATGACAGATGCCAGGATGCTGAACACGCCGAAAACGACCAGTATCAACCTCACATCGGGCCAGCCTTCCGGAGGGGTCAAACGGGTCAGAAGAAAGAACAGCAAGCCCAGGATAAACGAGGCGGTCGCCAGGCCGCCAAGGACCGCTGTCCACGGCAATGCCCGCTGGATGGAAGCCCGTCGCACGCCATAGAGACGGCCCGATCGTCCATTGATTAGCACGGTTCTGGCTACCTCTCCATCGTGGTAATGGGTCAGGTAAACCGGGAATAACACCATGCTCCAGTTCATATCCCCGAACTCCGGTGACCAGTCGAATTCACGCCAGTGATCAGCCTGGCAGGCCTTTTGGCAATCTTCAGATGCCCTGGCGCGGATAATGGGCTCAGCATCGGACCAGGCGTCATCCGGCAAACGATCAGGCAGGCGCGTTACGGTATCTCTTGAATTGTCGGACAACGTTTCCGCTTGCTGGGTTGCGAACGGGCCGATCGTCGCGTCCAGCCAAGTGTCTTCCTCCAGCGCGGGCGCCTCGACATTGTGGTAGATTCGATCAAGGCGTCCGGCGCGAGGCTCCCAACGAATGCGGGTCTCCGTGATCTGCTGGGATCGCCATCCCGATGCATTGTCGCTATAGTCGTCCTGGTGGCTGACAACCTGGTAGTCGAAACCGGCATCGCCGTTCCATGTGCTGGACACACTGGTGTCCACCAGCCAGCGGGGAAGGAAAATCTTTTCCGCGCGATCGACAAGATTCTGCCAGTTCAGATCGCCCGGCGCGAACCACAGGCCGGAAACGAAGGACTTCAGGCTGGCTGATACCTGCTCGTCGGTCACTGAGAACGGGACCACCGACTCCACCGGATAACGAGCGGCCAGTGGCACGGGCCCATCCGCAGGCACCAGGTTGTCACTTCCGCATCTGGGACATGAATGCAGTTCGATGGTCTCCGGGAGCAGAAAACGCCACTGGCATCGCATACACTCGACGGTGGCTGATTCTGGCTGTGGTTGCGAAAAAGAACTGGTCTCGCTGTCCATTTGTTTCAACGGGCCTGGCTGAGGAAATTCTCAACGGATTCGACAGTCTGGTTGGCAACACCCGTGGTGTTGAGAGCGATGGCTCGGCGCAGGAGTTGGAGAGCTCGAATGCCGCCCACGATCAAGCCAACAAATGCCAGCAGGCCAAGCACCCCGGAAAGGCTCCCGTCGACGCGGCCGCGTGCAACTGCTGCAACGACAATCAGCAGTAGAGGCACGAGAATCCAGGCCGCAGTTACTGCCAGAACCCTGCGCCAGTCTACCGGTCGGGAACCTGTGATTGTCCCGGTCTCTCCGTTGACCAGCACCTGGTAGGTCTTGTCGTCGTAATTGTAGGCCCCCAGGTAAAAGGGCAGTAAAACGTAGCGCCAGGTCTCGTCGGCAAAATCGAGGCTCATGCTGAAGTTGCGGATCTGGCCCGAGCTTGGCTTGTCTTTGCAGACCCGGCGAATCTGTTCGCGCATCTCGTGCCGGGCGGTGGACCAGGCTTTTTCCAGCGATACTCCGTAGGCCTGGGCATTAATCCCTGCCAGGAAGGAGGGTTCGTAAGGCACCAGGCTATCCAGTTCGAAGTCCTTCAGGCGTGCCAACAGGGACGGTTCCACGTGCTGGCTGCCGTGGACCAGCAAATCATCAACGACCGATCTCTCCGTGCCATCTTCCCAACGCCACTCCTTTTCATCCTTTTTCGGGCGTTTTCTGAACTCAAAGCTACCCAGATCGAAATAAGTTTCCTCTTTATGGACGTAGACTTCCGCTTTCCATCGGGCAGCCAGCGTCGAGTCGAAAGTCCAGGCCGGCAGGTAGATGGCCTTGAGCGTCGCGCGACTGGCCACCCCTCGTAGCGCTCGCGGCAGCATCCAGCTATTTCCCAACCATTTCCTGGCGATGTCACGGACGGCATCTTGCTCCAGTTGAAAGGGGATCAGACACCTGGGCCGCAGTTCATCGCTCGGCGCCCTCCGTTGCACGACCTGATTGGAGGCGCAGAACGGGCATGTGTGGGAAAGGGCATTGGGGGGAATGGACGTTTCTGCGCCGCAATTCTGGCAACTCAGTTCCTTGCGCTCAATTCCCCAGCCAATTGCGGCCCGATTGACTACGTCGACAGTGAATTCGAAATCGGGCGCTGCCCGCCCCACAGTTTCCTTTTCGGGTCCCTGGTAAAATCCGCAATAGGTGCAGGCCAAGCCTCCCTGTGAGATGGCATAGGCTGTGCCACTGCCACACTGAGGGCAATCAAATGTGGTGATTCCGTGCGAGTCTCCCCAGCCGGACAGCGCAGGCAGAGCCGGGCAGAAGACTTCGATTCCTTCCACGGCCGAGTCGATGGAGACGTAACCTTCGGGGGGGAATTGGGCGGTCATGAGTCGTTCTCTTGTGAGTAGCGCACTTCGAAGTGTATTATACAGCCCTTTGCGGTGACCGGGAAGTCCGGAAGTGAATCGTCGGGGAAAACGGTTACTCAGGCGGGGCCAAGCCCTGCCCCTGCGAGTCGTGACGAAAAAAAAGTGCGCGGCATGGCATAACCATAATTAACCCAGCACTTGCCACGAGCTCACCTGCAGCCACTCGCTGTCCCATTGATCCCTCATCCAGCGGCCGGTGACCAGCAGGGGTTGCCACGGTCTTGGGTTGTCAATTCCCTTGGGCGGCATGGCAAGCACGTATCGGTTCCCGTTGGACAGGAAAAAGCCCTGCCCGCCGGTCCAGCCGGGTATACGATAACCTGCCGCAGTGATCCGGTGACCTGCATGCCCGCGCAGCATATCGAGTGGTGTACTGTCGGCCGGCAGATCGGTGACCAGGTCCAGCGGGTTAACGCCAATGGGGTCGCCCAGGAGATGTTTTTCCCAGTCGAATTGCTGCTGTGCTGACTCCGTTGGCACGTCAGGTGTCGGGAAGTCGAAGGCCAGTTGGGTCGCGCTGCCCGCCCGGCGGATCTCCCGCAACTCGGCCAGCAGCCCGTTGCGACTGGATGCCAACCCGTCCAGCGCGCCACACTGGATGAGATGGGTGATTTCCTTTTCCTGAAAGCAGACACGCTGCAACAGGTCCCGCAAGCTGCCGAACTTCCCGGCGCGACCGGTTTTCACGATGGCGGACACGGTCGCCCGTCGCAGGTCCCTCACCTGGCCCAGTCCCATCCATAACACCGGCTGTGCTTCCCGGTCCGAAGAGGCTTCGAAAGCCAGGGTGAACTCGCGTCCGCTTTGGTTGACATGGGGCGGCCACACATCGATTCCCAGCTGGCGCGCCTCCGCCATGTAGACGGCGGGATGGTGGAATCCTCCCCTTTCCGCCAGGCGGGCGCAGAGGAACTGGGCGGGGTAGTGGGTCTTCAAATAGGCAGAACGGTAGCTGACGTCGGCATAGGCGGTGGCGTGGCCCTGGTTGAAGCCATATCCGGCGAAGGGAATGATCTGGTCCCACAGCCTGTTGGCCTGCTGTTCGCTGAAACCAGACTCCTGGCAGCCCCGGATGAACACGTCCTGCGTTTTTTTCATCTCCTCCGGCTGGAACTTGCTCATGCCGCGGCGCAGGCGGTCAGCCTGCTGCCAGTCGAGGCCGGCGATCTCCGTCGCCACCCGCAGAATCTGTTCCTGGAAGATCAGTACGCCCTTGGTGTTGCCAAGAATCGGTTCCAATGTTGGGTGCAGGTACTCGACAGGTGCTTCGCCCCGGTAGCGCTGGATGAAGACCTGGGCCATGCCTCCGGCGGCAGGACCTGGTTTGAAAAAGGCGTTGGCCACGGCCAGATCTGCCAGAGTGCGCGCCCTGAG
The Chloroflexota bacterium DNA segment above includes these coding regions:
- a CDS encoding NAD(P)-binding domain-containing protein, which encodes MQENENTRKSEAEVAIVGAGPIGIELAACLKRAGVDYVHIEAKQIGDTISWWPRNTTFFSTTERIEIAGIPIQNPAQQRTTGEEYLVYLRSVIEQLDLQVNAYEPLINIESRASGFKLTTRPASGERHWSCRKLVLATGDMHGPNRLGIPGEDLPHVSHYFHDVHPYFRQRLLIVGGRNSAVEAALRCWRAGAEVAISYRRPSFNSKIIKHWILPDLETQIDLGNIAFHESTIPVEITPRDVVLAQVDEGLQPSGEYLSQPADFVLLLTGFEADMSLFETAGIELEGPEQTPLYNPETMETNVPGLYLAGTAAAGRRQEKYRLFIENTHVHVGRIVQELTGSWPEDLGAVPKRSYELPLEAIQAN
- a CDS encoding DUF4230 domain-containing protein, with translation MEIKGLKLWQVILLAIVAIGAAIFILSALFGNARQATDEMALAPTELWPTAIKTRTPTATVPATQTPGPSSTPTATPTATATPTATPTPTPTPRIILEDVRSLGRLETMEYVVQVVVPLESEPRTPWEQMVGYDAILLVAGGEVVAGFDLTDIDPGNIVVEGDRVQLTLPPPQILYSRLDNDRTYVQERRTGFLLKPDVDLEGEARQIAESQLRDWAQAQGILERAEQTGQMVLLSFLKALGFTDATVLVESKFTETP
- a CDS encoding DUF4230 domain-containing protein, with protein sequence MHWVRQNAFFLVLLLLLIVLALLGRGLVSSLASSPPPSSEPSTSTPSVSLQELRKVADQAMVSQQTVAEVRSDRFPDDIWGQLGAREELILLVYGDVKAGFDPADLEASDFWFDGNRVQLHLPAPVLLDAQVDSERSHIVFHHKSPFLNADPTFQEEALESAEDAIRQAAVEAGLLEWAARYGQLSFENYLRSRGFEDVRIAVN